A genomic region of Erythrobacter sp. SCSIO 43205 contains the following coding sequences:
- a CDS encoding Crp/Fnr family transcriptional regulator — MHRIDLESELSRWPTTGRFLAGRLRHAMTEEERDIIEDSIHEVATIEKPTRILEHGAVYHRSTMLIEGFVVRTIDGPENRHAVSFHVPGDFVDLHCFALKRLDHNIDTIGPAKVGYVSHQRLRKIMEERPQLARLLWYSTLLDAAMHREWVMKLEQLTTARRIAHIFAEIWHRLQMVGLAQENGFDTPLTQSELGEMCGATTIHVNRALRELREEGIAEFVRGRVEFSDRKRLEAFGLFEPDYLYGEGTNYLREGYSQERALSA; from the coding sequence GTGCACAGGATTGACCTTGAAAGCGAACTTTCGCGATGGCCCACCACCGGACGCTTTCTCGCGGGTCGTTTGCGCCATGCCATGACCGAGGAAGAGCGCGACATTATCGAAGACTCCATCCACGAAGTCGCAACAATCGAAAAGCCTACGCGCATCCTTGAACATGGCGCGGTTTACCATCGTTCGACCATGCTTATCGAAGGCTTTGTCGTTCGCACCATCGATGGACCGGAAAACCGCCATGCGGTCAGCTTCCATGTGCCGGGAGATTTCGTCGATTTGCACTGCTTTGCGCTCAAGCGGCTTGATCACAACATCGACACCATCGGCCCCGCCAAAGTCGGTTATGTCTCGCATCAGCGCCTGCGCAAGATCATGGAAGAGCGTCCCCAGCTCGCGCGGCTTTTGTGGTACTCGACCCTGCTTGATGCGGCCATGCACCGCGAATGGGTGATGAAGCTTGAGCAATTGACCACCGCGCGCCGCATTGCGCATATCTTTGCTGAAATCTGGCATCGGCTTCAAATGGTGGGTCTGGCGCAGGAAAACGGTTTCGACACGCCTTTGACCCAGTCTGAACTGGGCGAGATGTGCGGCGCAACCACTATTCACGTCAACCGCGCGCTGCGCGAATTGCGCGAAGAGGGGATCGCAGAATTTGTACGCGGCCGGGTGGAATTCAGCGATCGCAAACGCCTCGAAGCGTTCGGTCTGTTCGAGCCAGATTATCTCTACGGCGAAGGCACGAATTATTTGCGAGAAGGCTATTCACAAGAGCGCGCCCTTAGTGCTTAA
- a CDS encoding Crp/Fnr family transcriptional regulator, which translates to MDIRRSAFATQDFPLSGDFLAGRLRKHLNHGDLTYIEGLFDQPRILPARETLVHQGNRMDVSAMLVSGFMFRTINRGTNRHIVGIHLPGDFVDLHSFALKRLDHSIVAVDDVSVAMVEHAKLERVMRERPHIARAMWFATLLDASIHRKWVQIMESLDAPRRIAHIFCELQSRLKLIGRASDKVVRTPFTQKDIADMSGVSAIHANRALSKLRELELAEIRRGTLYTEDWDALRKYAGFDASYLYGDGPLQLNEGWE; encoded by the coding sequence ATGGACATCAGACGCAGTGCCTTTGCAACGCAGGATTTTCCGCTGAGCGGCGATTTTCTGGCAGGGCGCCTTCGCAAACATCTCAATCACGGCGACCTCACCTATATTGAGGGCCTGTTCGACCAGCCTCGCATCCTGCCCGCACGCGAAACACTCGTGCATCAGGGCAATCGCATGGATGTCAGCGCGATGCTTGTCTCCGGCTTTATGTTCCGCACAATCAACCGCGGGACCAATAGGCACATCGTCGGCATCCACTTGCCCGGCGATTTCGTCGATCTGCACTCTTTTGCGCTGAAGCGTTTGGACCACTCGATCGTCGCGGTCGACGATGTGAGCGTGGCTATGGTCGAACACGCGAAGCTTGAGCGCGTTATGCGCGAGCGGCCGCATATTGCGCGCGCCATGTGGTTTGCAACGCTGCTTGATGCGTCAATCCACCGCAAGTGGGTCCAAATCATGGAAAGCCTCGATGCACCGCGAAGGATTGCGCATATATTCTGCGAGCTGCAAAGCCGCCTGAAACTCATTGGCCGAGCCAGTGACAAGGTGGTGCGCACGCCGTTCACGCAAAAAGACATCGCCGATATGTCAGGCGTCAGCGCCATCCACGCCAACCGCGCCCTGAGCAAGCTTCGAGAGCTTGAATTGGCAGAGATCAGACGCGGTACTCTCTACACAGAGGACTGGGACGCTCTACGAAAATACGCCGGTTTCGACGCGAGCTATCTGTACGGCGACGGACCTCTGCAACTGAATGAAGGCTGGGAATGA
- a CDS encoding tyrosine-type recombinase/integrase, whose translation MALDLSKVGERERLKRQREPHWQRLRAGCFLGFRPSKRGGAGTWIARAYDEDSGKYQLKSLGDFGELAGNARFAAAKKEAEKLAEYVEAGGEIRAKLETVADACREYAESKPEAEARFKRYVYGDPLGKVKLDKLRKRHLKEWRERLEETPSLVSRSKEGETRTRKRAPSTVNRDMAVLRAALSKVLSPGAPKSEAAWQEALRAIPNADRQRTLYLDRDQRRTLLGALDSEIAPFVRALCLLPLRPGAMAALMAGDFDKRTSELTIGKDKTGKPRRIQLPAEAAGVMVEQSKDKLPSAPLFMRSNGKAWDKNSWKKPIAAAVKAAELPVGATAYTLRHSTITDLVSAGLPLLTIAQISGTSAEMIERHYGHLASDAAVKALGELAL comes from the coding sequence ATGGCGCTAGATTTGAGTAAGGTTGGCGAGCGAGAGAGGCTCAAGAGGCAGCGCGAGCCGCATTGGCAGCGCTTGCGGGCAGGATGCTTTCTTGGCTTTCGCCCCTCTAAGCGAGGCGGGGCAGGTACATGGATTGCGCGCGCCTATGATGAGGACAGCGGAAAGTATCAGCTCAAATCGCTAGGCGACTTTGGCGAACTGGCAGGCAATGCACGCTTTGCGGCAGCAAAAAAGGAAGCTGAAAAACTCGCTGAATATGTCGAAGCGGGCGGGGAGATACGCGCCAAGCTCGAAACCGTTGCGGATGCTTGCCGCGAGTATGCAGAGAGCAAACCGGAAGCCGAGGCGCGGTTCAAACGCTATGTTTACGGCGATCCGCTTGGGAAAGTGAAGCTCGACAAGCTGCGCAAGCGGCACCTTAAGGAATGGCGCGAGCGGCTGGAGGAAACGCCCTCGCTTGTGAGCCGCTCAAAGGAAGGCGAGACGCGCACCCGCAAGCGCGCCCCTTCAACCGTCAATCGCGATATGGCCGTGCTGAGGGCGGCGCTCTCGAAAGTACTTTCCCCCGGCGCGCCCAAGAGCGAGGCGGCATGGCAAGAGGCGCTAAGGGCTATCCCAAATGCAGATAGGCAGCGCACCCTTTACCTAGACCGCGATCAGCGGCGCACTTTGCTCGGGGCGCTCGATAGCGAGATTGCACCTTTCGTTCGGGCGCTATGCCTCCTGCCACTACGCCCCGGCGCTATGGCCGCGCTTATGGCTGGCGACTTTGACAAGCGCACCTCTGAATTGACTATCGGGAAGGACAAGACGGGAAAGCCCCGGCGCATACAGCTTCCAGCCGAGGCGGCGGGCGTTATGGTGGAGCAATCAAAAGACAAACTGCCAAGCGCGCCATTGTTTATGCGTAGCAACGGCAAGGCATGGGATAAGAATAGCTGGAAAAAACCGATTGCGGCGGCGGTGAAGGCGGCAGAGCTACCCGTCGGAGCCACTGCCTACACCTTGCGCCACAGCACGATCACAGACCTCGTGAGCGCGGGCTTGCCGCTTCTCACCATCGCGCAAATCAGCGGCACCAGTGCCGAGATGATTGAACGGCACTATGGGCACCTTGCCAGCGATGCGGCGGTCAAGGCGCTTGGCGAGCTGGCGCTTTAA
- a CDS encoding AlpA family transcriptional regulator: protein MQCKLQSSAGEFASVQLELNMASQLNYQIPEAVQASGLSRSRIYQALKLGELRAIKAGRRTLIPVSELEAYLASLPTYGAGE from the coding sequence ATGCAATGTAAGCTTCAATCAAGCGCTGGCGAGTTTGCCAGTGTCCAACTGGAGTTAAATATGGCTTCTCAATTGAACTACCAAATCCCCGAGGCGGTACAAGCCTCAGGTCTATCGCGCTCTCGCATTTATCAAGCACTCAAGCTTGGTGAATTGCGCGCAATCAAAGCAGGACGGCGCACCTTAATTCCCGTATCGGAGCTTGAAGCCTATTTGGCCTCTCTCCCCACCTATGGCGCGGGAGAATGA
- a CDS encoding membrane lipoprotein lipid attachment site-containing protein — MKKIIFSILAIAAVSGCASTGSVLSKEPTEVYTIDKAPSAVAFCLANRNDVPVLDRQDGSKVVLIKNGYGGVSLAFSIFPEGEGSRIEYRREFGTIGGQWKKCVGAEPWQDDF; from the coding sequence ATGAAAAAAATAATCTTTTCGATCTTAGCGATTGCCGCTGTTTCTGGGTGCGCGTCAACCGGGTCAGTGCTTTCGAAAGAGCCAACCGAAGTTTACACAATTGATAAGGCTCCTAGCGCAGTCGCTTTTTGCTTAGCCAATCGAAACGACGTACCTGTACTTGACCGCCAAGATGGGTCGAAAGTTGTTCTAATAAAGAATGGATATGGGGGCGTCTCGCTAGCTTTTTCAATCTTCCCTGAGGGCGAGGGTAGCCGGATCGAATATCGAAGAGAGTTTGGAACCATTGGCGGACAGTGGAAGAAGTGTGTTGGTGCCGAGCCATGGCAGGACGACTTCTGA
- a CDS encoding MmcB family DNA repair protein, which produces MIHQSFPLPNASATGTSAAETHAPTGSQTPTAQEVARGIKRLFARNDIWCVEEMALPNNRRADLMGIDARGQIILVEIKVARGDLMGDNKWPDYLDFCDRFFWGVPPELDRSPLESEAFLPERCGVIVADGYDAEILRHAPLEPLAAARRKSQVEKLARAAMRRNTALVDPHCLDVNSAG; this is translated from the coding sequence GTGATTCACCAATCCTTTCCGCTGCCTAATGCTTCTGCCACAGGGACCAGCGCTGCCGAAACGCACGCGCCAACTGGTAGCCAAACACCTACCGCCCAAGAGGTCGCGCGAGGGATCAAGCGACTGTTTGCGCGCAATGACATCTGGTGCGTCGAAGAGATGGCGCTACCCAACAACAGGCGCGCGGACCTTATGGGGATTGATGCGCGCGGACAGATCATTCTGGTTGAGATCAAGGTCGCACGCGGCGACTTGATGGGCGACAATAAATGGCCCGATTACCTCGATTTTTGCGACCGGTTCTTTTGGGGCGTGCCCCCTGAACTGGATCGCTCACCGCTTGAAAGTGAGGCGTTTTTGCCCGAGCGATGCGGCGTGATCGTGGCTGATGGTTATGATGCGGAGATTCTGCGTCACGCCCCTCTTGAACCGCTCGCCGCCGCCCGCCGCAAATCGCAGGTCGAAAAGCTCGCGCGCGCTGCAATGCGTCGCAACACCGCGCTGGTTGATCCCCATTGCTTAGATGTGAACAGCGCTGGCTGA
- a CDS encoding sterol desaturase family protein, whose product MVPGDTPFWLAFLIVGGAMSVMVALRYFMASGAFAWITAKAHPGLYSKQRGQIAMEIRYSLIAAVIYGVPAGIVFWLWRHHGYTLIYTEWNAYPLWYLPVSVLLYLFAQDTWFYWTHRAMHHWPTLFKLAHKVHHDSKPPTVWTAMSFHPLESVSGAIVIPVLVFLVPIHLAMLGVVLSVATVMGVINHMGWEIFPRSVVHSPFGAGVITASHHERHHEDYRCNYGLYFRFWDRLCGTDHGLSRRFARNEKAQEDAAVLP is encoded by the coding sequence ATGGTTCCCGGTGATACCCCCTTCTGGCTCGCCTTTCTGATCGTTGGCGGCGCGATGAGCGTGATGGTTGCGCTGCGCTATTTTATGGCGAGCGGAGCTTTTGCCTGGATCACAGCCAAAGCGCATCCCGGCCTTTATTCAAAACAGCGCGGGCAAATCGCGATGGAGATACGCTATTCTCTGATCGCAGCGGTGATTTACGGCGTGCCAGCGGGCATCGTCTTCTGGCTATGGCGACACCATGGCTACACGCTGATTTACACCGAATGGAACGCCTATCCGCTGTGGTATCTGCCAGTGTCGGTGCTGCTTTATCTGTTTGCGCAAGACACCTGGTTTTATTGGACCCACCGCGCGATGCATCATTGGCCGACCCTGTTTAAGCTTGCCCACAAGGTTCACCACGACAGCAAGCCGCCCACCGTCTGGACCGCGATGAGCTTTCACCCGCTTGAAAGCGTGTCCGGCGCGATTGTGATCCCTGTTTTGGTGTTTCTCGTGCCTATCCATCTGGCGATGCTCGGTGTGGTGTTGAGCGTGGCGACGGTGATGGGGGTGATCAATCACATGGGTTGGGAGATTTTCCCGCGCAGTGTTGTTCATTCCCCGTTTGGCGCAGGCGTGATAACGGCGAGCCATCACGAAAGGCATCACGAGGATTACCGATGCAATTACGGGCTTTATTTCCGCTTTTGGGACAGGCTTTGCGGCACCGACCACGGCCTCTCGCGCCGGTTTGCGCGCAACGAAAAAGCGCAAGAGGACGCAGCCGTTCTTCCATGA
- a CDS encoding DUF2141 domain-containing protein, whose product MSRLALLLSGGVLAAASAPANAGSVTITVTDLRNTKGVVMACMTTKESIFPKCRRDPNSHRTVVKASNTLTIRFDDVAPGDYAIALLHDENEDGKANRVLGMAPKEGYGFSRDAPVNMAPPDWDDAVFTITDAPKKMTIKMRYFL is encoded by the coding sequence ATGAGCCGCTTGGCGCTCCTTTTAAGCGGCGGCGTTTTGGCAGCGGCGTCCGCTCCTGCAAACGCAGGGTCAGTGACCATCACAGTCACTGATCTGCGCAACACCAAAGGCGTGGTCATGGCCTGCATGACAACAAAGGAAAGCATCTTTCCCAAATGCCGCCGTGATCCCAACTCGCACCGCACTGTAGTCAAGGCCTCCAACACGCTTACCATCCGTTTTGATGATGTGGCACCGGGCGATTATGCGATTGCGCTGTTGCATGATGAAAACGAAGACGGGAAAGCCAACCGCGTTCTCGGCATGGCACCTAAGGAAGGCTATGGCTTTTCGCGCGATGCGCCCGTCAATATGGCACCACCTGATTGGGACGATGCGGTTTTCACCATTACCGATGCGCCAAAAAAGATGACCATCAAGATGCGGTATTTCCTTTAG